From the Nostoc sp. PCC 7107 genome, the window TTTGGTTTACTCGTGGAATCACAAGTGTAATTATTTGGGGATTTTCAATTTATTCCACTGATATATCTGGGGGTTCTCATACAAAGGAACTATGGGTTACAACAATCCGATACAATACTTAATATAAAATTTATCTATCTTATTAATTACCGAAACCTTACTTACTCAACAGGTATAGTATTTTATCTATGCAAGCAATTTAATATTTATTTAATAATAAGACTTATAAATGATCAACATTGACTAGGAAAGCTGTAAGCTATTTCTAACCGTATTAACGTTAGTGATAAATAAGACTTACGAAAGTTGCAAGTTTTTTCAATCAATTTTTTGAACTCTCTTCGGCTTAACAATTTTCTACGGGAGATTCGGTCTCAACGACTCTCCATGTAGAAAGGCACTATAAGTCTGCTGCTGCGTAAAGAAAATTTTGTTTTCTTTGCCTAATTTTTCATGCTTATAAAACATGAAATTTACCCAAAGTAGCTGACATTTTTATAAACCCAAATTTTGCATTTTTGTAACCAAAACCCCAGTATGGCATTGACTAATACTATCGATTTCAAGACTTCTCGGTTAAGAATTAAACGGCATTTAAGAATAAAAAAAGTGAGTGGCTGATGTTTAGTACTCGCTCCTGAGTGGATTGATTTTCTAGATGGAAACTTAGAGCGAGGTTTTTTCACCACTCTGGGATTTGTTCTGCCAAGTCTTTGAGGGATTTTTTGCCCCAAAATTTCCAGGATTGGTTTGGAGAAAAAAAGGGTAGACCGTAAGCCCTGTCTACAGGTTCTCGTGCAGCACCTGTGCTTTAGGTGTGAAGCGCATGACTCTTTTTTAAAGTTTATTTAGTTCATTTATTGCAATACTCCTCATCAGAGGAAGCACAAGGAGGTATTCGTGGATTTTGTGTCCCTGTTCGTGAAAGACTTCATTCTTCAATTGCAGTCCCCAACACTCGCTTTTTTGATTGGTGGGATGATCATTGCAGCTCTTGGTAGCGAACTGGTCATTCCAGAGGCAATTTGTACGATCATCGTCTTTATGCTGCTCACCAAAATCGGTCTGACTGGTGGAATTGCGATCCGCAATTCCAACCTGGCGGATATGGTCTTACCCATGATCTTTGCCATCATGGTAGGAATTCTTGTTGTTTTCATCGCGCGCTATACGTTAGCCAAGCTGCCAAAGGTCAAAGTCGTCGATGCGATCGCCACTGGGGGGTTGTTTGGAGCCGTGAGTGGTTCTACCATGGCCGCAGGCTTGACGGTACTGGAAGAACAAAAAATTCCATACGAGGCATGGGCTGGCGCACTCTATCCTTTTATGGATATCCCAGCGCTCGTAACTGCGATTGTGGTGGCTAACATTTATCTCAACAAGAGGAAGCATAAAGAAGCAGCCTACTCTACTGAGCAGCCTGTTGCGGCTGGTGATTATCCCGATCAAAAAGATTATCCCAGTAGCCGTCAGGAGTATCTCAGCCAGCAGAAGGGGGATGCGGATAATCGGGTCAAAATATGGCCAATCATCGAGGAAAGCCTCCGGGGTCCTGCCTTATCAGCAATGTTGTTGGGCCTCGCTCTGGGACTGTTTACCCAGCCGGAAAGTGTCTATAAAAGCTTCTACGATCCCGCCTTTCGCGGCTTGCTTTCGATCTTGATGCTGGTCATGGGGATGGAGGCTTGGTCAAGAATTGGCGAACTACGCAAGGTGGCGCAGTGGTACGTAGTGTATAGCGTGGTGGCACCGTTTGTGCATGGGTTAATTGCCTTCGGTCTCGGTCTGATTGCTCACTACACCATGAACTTCAGTATGGGCGGTGTCGTGATCCTGGCTGTCATCGCCTCCTCTAGTTCAGACATCTCAGGGCCGCCTACGTTGCGAGCCGGTATCCCGTCAGCCAATCCCTCTGCCTATATAGGTGCATCCACAGCCGTCGGTACGCCAATTGCGATCGGTTTGTGTATACCGTTCTTCATCGGGCTTGCCCAGGCGATCGGCGGCTAATCCCAGACGGATCGCGGTCTGTCAGCGCTCCCTTGACCGCGCAGACCCAATAGATAAATGTAAATAATGTAAAGAGGTAAGCAACATGGCCAAGCGTGCCAACAAGCTCGTCATCGTCACGGAAAAGGTTCTGCTGAAAAAGGTTGCCAAGATCATCGATGAATGTGGAGCGACTGGTTATACGGTGGTGGATACTGGCGGTAAAGGCAGTCGCAATGTGCGCTCTACGGGTAAACCCAACACTGCTGACACCGATTCAAATGTGAAGTTCGAGGTACTCACCGAAAATCGGGAGATGGCAGAGAAGATTGCAGATCAGGTCGCAATCAAGTTTTTCACCGATTATGCGGGCATTATCTATATCTGTGAAGCAGAGGTACTGTACGGAAGACATTTTTGTGGGCCAGACGGCTGTTGAGTCGAAACCACGCGCCATAAAAGGAACAAGCGAGCCTGCGAGTTTCTGTGGGTCAGACGGTTGTTGCATCAAGACGACGCAGACCCCAAAGCCGAGGTCATGACCTCGGCTTTTGAGTAACCATGTTTCCCGCAGGACGATGACCCTGGCGCATAAATCATCTCTCCCGCAGTTTTATGACTCCCTCAAACCCTTAACCTTCCTTAAAACTCATGATTTTGTCCAACATTTTGCCTCCTTTCAGTGGGGGGATAGCTCCGATGCCATTCCTGGCGACTGTTGTTGCTGAGGATTCACCCATTATTCTGTCCGGCGTATTGCTGACGCTGGTGGTGGTTTACTTGGCAAGCAAGTTCGGCGCAGAGGTCGCTAGGCGATTGGATTTTCCGCCCGTCCTGGGGGAATTGGTCGCCGGTGTGATTGTCGGCGTTTCGGCGCTGCACCTAGTGATCTTTCCTGAAGGGGGGCTGTCTGCCTCTGACTCGGTGATTATGACGGCGCTGCAAGGATTGAACCAATTGGCACCGGACGCGCTGACCCGGATCTTTGAGTCGCAAAGTGAAGTGATTTCGGTTCTGGCTGAAATCGGCGTAATTATTCTGCTGTTTGAAATTGGGCTGGAATCCGATCTGCGGCAACTGAAGGAAGTGGGAATTCAGGCCACGGTTGTCGCCTGTGTCGGAGTCGCGGCACCTTTTGCGGCGGGAACGGCAGGGTTAATGATGCTCTTTCATGTAGCAGCAATTCCAGCGATTTTTGCAGGGGCGGCGTTGACGGCAACGAGTATCGGCATTACCTCTAAGGTGTTGTCAGAGTTAGGTCAACTCAAATCCAAAGAAGGGCAAATCATTGTTGGCGCGGCGGTGATTGATGATGTTCTCGGCATTATTGTCTTGGCGGTGGTTGCCAGTTTAGCCAAAACTGGTGAGATTGATGTCGCCAATGTCATTTACTTGATTGTCAGTGCTACGGCATTTTTGATTGGCTCAATTTTGTTGGGTGGTGTCTTTAACAAAAGTTTTGTGGCGATCGTGGATCGGCTCAAAACCCGTGGAAATATTGTGATTCCGGCATTCATCTTCGCTTTCTTTATGGCATTTTTAGGCAACGCCATTCATCTCGAAGCGATTTTAGGTGCCTTTGCAGCAGGTTTGGTACTTGATGAAACCGATGAGCGGAACGAGTTAGATGAATTAATCAAACCGATCGCCGATTTACTGGTACCCATCTTCTTTGTGACGGTGGGAGCGCGTGCCGACCTCAGTGTTTTGAACCCGGCGGTACCGGAGAATCGGGCGGGACTATTGATTGCTGTCTTTTTGGTACTGGTGGCAATTGTGGGCAAACTAGTAACCGGCTGGGCAGTGTTTGGAATACCCGGAATCAATCGTGTGGCGATCGGGGTTGGGATGATCCCTCGAGGTGAGGTGGGTCTAGTGTTTGCTGGAATTGGCTCGGCGAGCGGTATTTTGGATAAGCCGCTGGAGGTGTCGATTATTATTATGGTGATCTTGACAACTTTTCTGGCTCCACCTTTTTTGCGGGTTGCCTTTGGTTCATCCACTCAGCCCATCCCAGAACCTACTACTTCTGTAGAAGCAGCGAGTGAGTAACGATTTTGCAACGTTACATCTTCTCACTAAACGGATGATTGCGGTACGAGGTTGGGTCAATGCCGATGACCTCGCACTTATTTAAATCTAAATAGCTGTTGTGACCTGCAATGATAAATCCGCTTTTATTGCGCTTTGCATTTAAACAATCACCAGAACAAAAAGAGCCTTTAGAAGAAGCCAATTTACTCAGCTAATTCATTTTCTAAAAATAGCTATAAACAGAAAAGGTAAAATTTGTCTATCTTACCTTTTTTGTTTTTATAGTTCCTAGTGTTCCTAGTATCTAACATTAGTGTATGAGCATAATTGAAAGAAATTATTCTTCTCTGACATGCCAATGAGGATTAGTCAGGCTTGTGAGAATATGGTCTTGCCACTTGCCATTAATTAATAAATAATCTCTAGCATATCCTTCGACGACAAATCCCAGGCGCTTTAGGACATTACCGCTGCGTTGGTTGTGTGGCATATAATTTGCCATAATCCGATGAAAATTTAAGTCATCAAATACATATTGAATTGCTGCTTTGAGTGCTTCTGTCATGTAGCCTTTGCCTTGCTCATTTTCTGCTAGGCCATAACCTACATAACAAAAATGGGCGGCTCCCCGAATAAAATTATTAAAATTAATAGTTCCGACGATGAGTTGAGGATTTTTTTTAGAAAAAATAAATAACTTTAAAGATTGGTCATGAATGAATTCTAAAAATGTATTTTCTAGTTGATATTGCCAATACACTTCTGTAAAAAAATCATCCACCCATTGAGGGTAAAATGGAGTCAGATAAGCTTTGTTTTCCCGAAAATATCTTAATATTTGGGGAATATCCTCTTTGATGGCAATGCGTAATAATAGGCGATCGCTAGTAATAATTGGCAATTCCGAATTCATACAAATTTGACTAAATTAACAACTGACGGCTACAGTATTTAGACTTATTGACTTTTTTTATTCCATCTGTTCACTGCTGTAACTTCTGCTCGAAAACAGTAAAACTGTTATAACAAGATTTATCAAAATTAGCATTTTCTAAATTTGTACAGCAGTAATCTGCTTCAACACGGTTTTTAGTTGGCCAGTTGGTTTAATTAATATATATGTACTACAAAACAGCGATCGCACCGTACCAGTTAAAAAAATTCTGGAAATGAGGCGATCGCATTTTGATTATGTTCAAGGCTTTAATAGCTGAGAGTGAGTTGCCCCTTGAGGGAATCAAGGAAATCTAGAAGTTCTGTCTCCGAGAGATGATACCGCGATCGCTATATAGAATTCCCTCGTCAGCAGGTTAATTAACAACCTTGCACCAAAAACAGATCCAAATATCACAAGCCACGTTTCTCAAGAGAGTTCTTGAGAAACGTGGCTTGCGATGACAAAAGATTGAAAACAATCTTCAGGCTAAATTTTCGGGTTCTACACCTAAAGCCATTAATTGTTCTGCGAGTAGCTGCATTTTGTGTTCTGTTTGGATGCGTAGTTGTCGCTCAAAATATAATTGTTCTTCTATTTCTTGAACACGTTCTTCTGGGGTAGGCAACCTTTGTCCTTGCTCGTTATACCAGTACAACCATTCCCGTGCAATACCTTGATAAAGTCCTATTTCTCGGCCAATTCCTAAATTAATCTCTGGTAGCCAAATGGGATTTCCTGACATGAGGATATATTCCCCATCTATTAATTGATATACCTCAAGAGGAGTTTTTTTCTTTCGCAAGGGTTTGTAAATAACGTAGTATAAAACTCCTAATTCTTTGGCGTAAAATTCTTTTTTGGTACTGTATTCGCCATGACTGAGTTGAGAAACAACCTCTAGGGCTAAGACTGGGGGCTGTTTTTCTTCCCACATCACATAACTCAGGCGTAAGTCACCATCAATAAAGCGCTTCACTCCGACACTGAGAAATCCATCAGGAGCGATCGCGGCTTTTTTCGGGTCGTAATAAATTCCCATATTAACGCCAAAAAACCAATCCCAGCGTTCTGACCATACAAACGCCAGTGTCGCTTTCAGCAAACTGGGAATTAAATCTTGTAGTTCATTATCCACAGGTATATCCTCTGAGTCTGGTAGCTCTTCGGAAGACGGCAAACAGTGTAACGGGTTGTAGTTTAACATGACTGGTCTGAGTAGATGCTATTTCTAGAAAGATTTTAGAAAATAATGTAATTTTGATATGTGTAGATATCGCAAAGTTTTAATCATGTAAATTAATACTGCGGTTTTAATTAAAATCTAACATGAAGTGCCAAAAATAATTAATGAACCGTAAAAGACTGATAGACGCATCAGTCGCTTCCCGCAGGGTAGAACACACAGAGAATAACAAGTAAATTTATCACAAAATATCTCTTATCTGAATCAGATTATATGTAATAAGTAAGTGAATTATTTGTGTATTTGCGTGAGATTTA encodes:
- a CDS encoding sodium-dependent bicarbonate transport family permease, with the translated sequence MDFVSLFVKDFILQLQSPTLAFLIGGMIIAALGSELVIPEAICTIIVFMLLTKIGLTGGIAIRNSNLADMVLPMIFAIMVGILVVFIARYTLAKLPKVKVVDAIATGGLFGAVSGSTMAAGLTVLEEQKIPYEAWAGALYPFMDIPALVTAIVVANIYLNKRKHKEAAYSTEQPVAAGDYPDQKDYPSSRQEYLSQQKGDADNRVKIWPIIEESLRGPALSAMLLGLALGLFTQPESVYKSFYDPAFRGLLSILMLVMGMEAWSRIGELRKVAQWYVVYSVVAPFVHGLIAFGLGLIAHYTMNFSMGGVVILAVIASSSSDISGPPTLRAGIPSANPSAYIGASTAVGTPIAIGLCIPFFIGLAQAIGG
- a CDS encoding GNAT family N-acetyltransferase — translated: MNSELPIITSDRLLLRIAIKEDIPQILRYFRENKAYLTPFYPQWVDDFFTEVYWQYQLENTFLEFIHDQSLKLFIFSKKNPQLIVGTINFNNFIRGAAHFCYVGYGLAENEQGKGYMTEALKAAIQYVFDDLNFHRIMANYMPHNQRSGNVLKRLGFVVEGYARDYLLINGKWQDHILTSLTNPHWHVREE
- a CDS encoding Uma2 family endonuclease gives rise to the protein MLNYNPLHCLPSSEELPDSEDIPVDNELQDLIPSLLKATLAFVWSERWDWFFGVNMGIYYDPKKAAIAPDGFLSVGVKRFIDGDLRLSYVMWEEKQPPVLALEVVSQLSHGEYSTKKEFYAKELGVLYYVIYKPLRKKKTPLEVYQLIDGEYILMSGNPIWLPEINLGIGREIGLYQGIAREWLYWYNEQGQRLPTPEERVQEIEEQLYFERQLRIQTEHKMQLLAEQLMALGVEPENLA
- a CDS encoding cation:proton antiporter, which codes for MPFLATVVAEDSPIILSGVLLTLVVVYLASKFGAEVARRLDFPPVLGELVAGVIVGVSALHLVIFPEGGLSASDSVIMTALQGLNQLAPDALTRIFESQSEVISVLAEIGVIILLFEIGLESDLRQLKEVGIQATVVACVGVAAPFAAGTAGLMMLFHVAAIPAIFAGAALTATSIGITSKVLSELGQLKSKEGQIIVGAAVIDDVLGIIVLAVVASLAKTGEIDVANVIYLIVSATAFLIGSILLGGVFNKSFVAIVDRLKTRGNIVIPAFIFAFFMAFLGNAIHLEAILGAFAAGLVLDETDERNELDELIKPIADLLVPIFFVTVGARADLSVLNPAVPENRAGLLIAVFLVLVAIVGKLVTGWAVFGIPGINRVAIGVGMIPRGEVGLVFAGIGSASGILDKPLEVSIIIMVILTTFLAPPFLRVAFGSSTQPIPEPTTSVEAASE